A genome region from Drosophila simulans strain w501 chromosome 2R, Prin_Dsim_3.1, whole genome shotgun sequence includes the following:
- the LOC6734822 gene encoding uncharacterized protein LOC6734822, whose translation MKCLLVTIACVITCSSVGALVHYMKLEKGTNGCKSPKGAEMAVGDVEQDEKTCGALTCQNTEGDAFIHYCQIPATFAECVETAVLTNVDFPQCCWTCAAWANCDGGGAAAGGAAPAAPGAAGDAPADGAAPPPAARTHARNSKYQATTTDTTESERPRNRGKWGSKRSTTTTSDESEFPEGVNIRFGGGTPISKFGEDSI comes from the exons ATGAAGTGCCTCCTGGTGACGATAGCCTGTGTGATCACTTGCTCCAGTGTGGGTGCCCTCGTGCACTATATGAAACTGGAAAAAGGAA caAACGGATGCAAATCACCCAAGGGTGCAGAGATGGCAGTGGGTGATGTGGAGCAGGATGAAAAGACTTGTGGAGCGCTTACCTGTCAAAATACAGAAGGAGATGCATTTATACACTA CTGTCAGATACCTGCCACTTTTGCGGAATGTGTGGAGACTGCTGTTCTGACGAACGTAGACTTTCCACAATGCTGTTGGACTTGTGCCGCTTGGGCGAACTGCgatggaggaggagctgcagcagggGGTGCGGCTCCTGCTGCCcctggagcagctggagatgCTCCGGCGGATGGTGCTGCACCACCTCCTGCTGCAAGAACCCATGCAAGAAATTCTAAGTATCAGGCAACTACAACCGATACCACGGAAAGTGAAAGGCCACGCAACAGAGGCAAATGGGGTTCCAAGAGGAGCACTACCACCACATCCGATGAATCCGAGTTTCCCGAGGGAGTCAATATAAGGTTTGGCGGTGGAACACCGATCTCCAAGTTTGGCGAAGACAGCATTTAA
- the LOC27209016 gene encoding uncharacterized protein LOC27209016 isoform X2 produces MRIRGVLAMYLMFLRLLLHCTTGHTLPQRHCPQHKRMIDPRELLNDFAAIKEPGTSEVAPKNSGRSVTFYEAGGAMPGSGGTAPGPGTDRSKSASKEQCDPQAKCNVKTIITPGDPKQKSSMIAMKAAQDAKAASEAQSAAGQAAAQHIKMELAEKAFQSAKAAEAALMGKQMMVDQLEQEVQEASAVVEEESNSIHHTEANMNAAVEAVKVAVQQFETINELQKTARESLTNIQTVAMGSQQEMAAKTQLLEAARNRMAMLQKQLVSAHDDYEKTKQAAYKAACAAVEAKQRAGPPIPRYYIF; encoded by the exons ATGCGAATACGTGGAGTATTGGCCATGTATCTGATGTTCCTCCGCCTGCTACTCCACTGCACCACCGGTCACACATTG CCTCAGCGACACTGCCCCCAGCACAAGCGAATGATCGATCCCCGTGAGCTCTTAAACGATTTTGCTGCAATCAAGGAACCAGGAACCAGCGAAGTTGCTCCAAAGAATTCTGGTAGATCAGTTACTTTCTACGAAGCTGGAGGAGCGATGCCAGGATCAGGAGGAACGGCACCGGGACCTGGAACAGATCGTTCCAAGTCGGCCTCCAAAGAGCAATGCGATCCGCAGGCAAAGTGCAATGTAAAGACGATCATAACCCCCGGAGATCCCAAGCAGAAATCCTCAATGATCGCCATGAAAGCTGCACAGGATGCGAAGGCGGCCAGTGAAGCACAATCGGCCGCTGGCCAGGCTGCTGCCCAGCACATTAAGATGGAACTCGCTGAGAAGGCCTTTCAATCGGCCAAGGCGGCCGAGGCTGCTCTGATGGGCAAGCAGATGATGGTCGATCAACTGGAGCAGGAGGTCCAGGAAGCCAGTGCCGTGGTCGAGGAGGAGTCCAATTCGATCCATCACACGGAGGCCAATATGAATGCCGCCGTGGAAGCTGTCAAAGTGGCCGTGCAGCAATTCGAAACCATCAATGAGCTGCAGAAGACCGCCAGGGAGTCACTGACCAATATCCAGACGGTGGCCATGGGATCGCAGCAGGAAATGGCCGCCAAGACACAGCTCCTGGAAGCCGCTCGCAACCGGATGGCCATGCTCCAGAAGCAATTGGTGAGTGCCCACGACGACTATGAGAAGACCAAGCAGGCCGCCTACAAGGCTGCCTGTGCCGCCGTGGAAGCCAAACAGAGGGCTGGACCACCTATACCACGttactatattttttaa
- the LOC27209016 gene encoding uncharacterized protein LOC27209016 isoform X1: MRIRGVLAMYLMFLRLLLHCTTGHTLVRPQRHCPQHKRMIDPRELLNDFAAIKEPGTSEVAPKNSGRSVTFYEAGGAMPGSGGTAPGPGTDRSKSASKEQCDPQAKCNVKTIITPGDPKQKSSMIAMKAAQDAKAASEAQSAAGQAAAQHIKMELAEKAFQSAKAAEAALMGKQMMVDQLEQEVQEASAVVEEESNSIHHTEANMNAAVEAVKVAVQQFETINELQKTARESLTNIQTVAMGSQQEMAAKTQLLEAARNRMAMLQKQLVSAHDDYEKTKQAAYKAACAAVEAKQRAGPPIPRYYIF; the protein is encoded by the exons ATGCGAATACGTGGAGTATTGGCCATGTATCTGATGTTCCTCCGCCTGCTACTCCACTGCACCACCGGTCACACATTGGTTAGG CCTCAGCGACACTGCCCCCAGCACAAGCGAATGATCGATCCCCGTGAGCTCTTAAACGATTTTGCTGCAATCAAGGAACCAGGAACCAGCGAAGTTGCTCCAAAGAATTCTGGTAGATCAGTTACTTTCTACGAAGCTGGAGGAGCGATGCCAGGATCAGGAGGAACGGCACCGGGACCTGGAACAGATCGTTCCAAGTCGGCCTCCAAAGAGCAATGCGATCCGCAGGCAAAGTGCAATGTAAAGACGATCATAACCCCCGGAGATCCCAAGCAGAAATCCTCAATGATCGCCATGAAAGCTGCACAGGATGCGAAGGCGGCCAGTGAAGCACAATCGGCCGCTGGCCAGGCTGCTGCCCAGCACATTAAGATGGAACTCGCTGAGAAGGCCTTTCAATCGGCCAAGGCGGCCGAGGCTGCTCTGATGGGCAAGCAGATGATGGTCGATCAACTGGAGCAGGAGGTCCAGGAAGCCAGTGCCGTGGTCGAGGAGGAGTCCAATTCGATCCATCACACGGAGGCCAATATGAATGCCGCCGTGGAAGCTGTCAAAGTGGCCGTGCAGCAATTCGAAACCATCAATGAGCTGCAGAAGACCGCCAGGGAGTCACTGACCAATATCCAGACGGTGGCCATGGGATCGCAGCAGGAAATGGCCGCCAAGACACAGCTCCTGGAAGCCGCTCGCAACCGGATGGCCATGCTCCAGAAGCAATTGGTGAGTGCCCACGACGACTATGAGAAGACCAAGCAGGCCGCCTACAAGGCTGCCTGTGCCGCCGTGGAAGCCAAACAGAGGGCTGGACCACCTATACCACGttactatattttttaa